The following coding sequences lie in one Macrobrachium nipponense isolate FS-2020 chromosome 45, ASM1510439v2, whole genome shotgun sequence genomic window:
- the LOC135214369 gene encoding AT-rich interactive domain-containing protein 2-like isoform X1 — protein MSKDVNKDAEAYDREYDAFIKQLEDFHQQRGTPFRRLPRVNGKGVDLYLLYVVVTARGGWQKVNARAEWEDILEDFRLPPGCINSSTALKHIYIRYLDAYERVNFLGEDGEDRGTEMDEGEDSRSMRTKRTIRSLNNVPLSYNHQQHNVHDTLRYGAALSTDLYKASSYDKLALSLISPLPNEHDFAFNVCTILSNEGRHVLQLSQCPRLVEHMLGHTGVYKDWETQKYFLTNYKETRGRSLVQFWIDSVKDRSVLDLLIPETFDKPTNRPIEASKDSSSEHNTSGAIETSNTLNLSSESLANFDNETFLCCDTLEKISNSTCVANEASISLAKRVDSGSYDNLENAECGRLALDATAQALKKESILRRLEKVLECEGSDLKLLKEDGEIFHLGRDHGVQDAEGSRISQILHIIRNLSFEEQNVACLAKSHTCLRFLVLCMCSQWGGLAVNALDTLGNIVPEVTLRDPRIDSCSASLLENVCKGVASADRAFILRSLEVLNKLAMNDPNEEILNNYIEPSVYSQICRYLTIHDIMLLIYTLECLYSLSSLGTPACNAIVRAKGSIHTLISLLTVEAQSYGPEACIGMKVVETVTGVVSEPEPNTTAASATSTSTSTTTTSATATHLASATSTAVTTPVTSATIATTPIVNKTVSKTTPGGTATPGDAKKIASRIVPPEVEEFVIDWVRKNYEANAGNAIEQAIVYRHFAASMHAMGRKQGLNPVLLSNCVRKVFGTGVGPSRRPVEDGSEKWHYNGIRRRDGIVVPPMPEKKPVKVAGAAVPVFTPTPVLNTVSTINTQVSDIRINSPIVGTPQIVTAQAQPESNVSPSSPILKAQLSAPLRPSPPPPARQPQAMVSGTMSQGGYSSAQQTQTPPSPQQAQGSGRADNSALIKSLLANKVTPVGVNQAGSMDSLHPSPHSRSVLVPSAPQPPPPQTPQQQQPQPQPQQQQQQQLQQPRPPTATVSYVQALSQGPPGPQGPIHSPSSVGSNSGLQVVTGVVGGGGGGTTPGVFGVKGVVQGPRHQLTNPPVQVSRNLQKQLQQQPTDSSQDSSNDSQLRKTPFNGICNEVRKCEDDSNSFHNAGANEKKVTSFEGILQNGIKSDDVAIKEEELSLKVEESSVKEEDTSVAENKTKKNVLADLLERTVGGEILNGVVDRELRISDKGLEFVNHGQQLKINGPFTANGQTGVDSPQVGGIKRPATPDNSPVKRMALEDPRGAAESDSRITLYVSQNGSESGEVISQGQQHQVVITQGQQPGNVAVSNASPQMVVSQTVLPSQQQVGTAQTVVTPQGQVILQRSAGAPTGVIVQQGGQIITQGSGAGQVIQQMIQGQSGQPQKVILHQSQLGQVIGGQVILSQGGGGQHQVVVQGGNNIQGQVIMQSVPHCQGQVFMQGSSAQGQFVVGGSQAQQVMVSSAQGQTMIVTGSQGQPVVVSGQQGASGQVVVPSNVGGTVLLTPHQQGSTAKTLIILPNPKMVLAGSQHQSGQGQQLVLPRQVAGQQVVQVVSSGTTGPVATVTTAMRTIRTATPITDNRAVSTPPPPPVQHASANSNSSSSNSNFSVQTSANLPTAVAPAPAGPTAVPVSQTIVSQGPQTPHVPAPQVLSSGVARRQAKPSGLQYLCEWRGCNRAFSSAAQVYHHACKIHCPPYVSELQCGWAGCDTMTRRRFSAMTHLHDRHCNEQLLHILAVRRSQLASAGKTEIPIPQAPPPHPGYAPNAAFHAIKRHALEVINHRDAVEKEGPVTKSIRLTSALILRNLVIYSNTGKKLLRGYESELSNVAISTMESSRTVAQILYDISLPDHQGM, from the exons GTACTTAGATGCCTACGAACGCGTCAACTTCCTCGGGGAGGATGGCGAAGACCGGGGCACCGAGATGGATGAGGGAGAGGATTCCCGTTCCATGAGGACCAAAAGGACCATACGTTCCCTCAACAACGTTCCCCTCTCCTACAACCACCAGCAACATAATGTCCACG ACACACTCAGATATGGTGCCGCCCTGTCAACAGACTTGTACAAGGCTTCTTCATATGACAAGTTGGCGTTGTCATTGATCTCACCCCTACCAAATGAACACGATTTTGCATTCAATGTATGTACCATCCTAAGCAACGAAGGTCGTCATGTGTTGCAGCTAAGTCAGTGTCCACGATTGGTGGAGCACATGCTTGGGCACACAGGAGTGTATAAAGATT gggAAACTCAAAAGTATTTTTTAACCAATTATAAGGAGACTAGAGGCAGGAGTTTAGTGCAGTTTTGGATAGACTCTGTGAAAGACAGAAGTGTCTTAGACTTGCTAATCCCTGAAACATTTGATAAACCAACAAACAGGCCTATTGAGGCAAGTAAAGACAGCAGTTCAGAACATAACACTAGTGGTGCTATAGAAACTAGTAATACGTTAAATTTAAGCAGTGAAAGTCTGGCAAATTTTGATAACGAGACCTTTCTGTGTTGTGATACTTTGGAAAAGATTTCAAATTCTACATGCGTGGCCAATGAGGCCAGTATATCCCTGGCAAAAAGAGTAGACAGTGGAAGTTATGACAATTTAGAAAACGCTGAATGTGGAAGACTTGCATTAGATGCAACAGCACAAGCTCTCAAGAAGGAATCCATACTCAGAAGGCTGGAGAAG GTGTTAGAATGTGAAGGGAGTGACTTGAAGTTACTGAAGGAAGATGGGGAAATTTTTCATCTGGGCCGTGACCATGGGGTGCAGGATGCTGAAGGTTCACGGATAAGTCAAATCCTCCATATCATCCGGAATTTATCCTTTGAAGAACAAAATGTGGCGTGCCTTGCAAAGTCACATACTTGCTTAAG ATTTTTAGTCTTGTGTATGTGCTCACAGTGGGGTGGTTTAGCAGTAAATGCTTTAGATACATTGGGAAACATTGTACCCGAGGTAACGCTCCGCGATCCGAGAATAGATTCCTGCTCTGCTTCGTTGCTGGAAAATGTTTGCAAAGGCGTTGCTTCAGCAGATAGGGCGTTCATCTTGCGATCTCTCGAAGTTCTTAACAAGTTGGCTATGAATGATCCAAATGAGGAGATATTGAATAATTACATAGAACCATCT GTTTATAGTCAAATATGTCGATACCTAACAATCCATGACATAATGTTGCTGATTTACACACTGGAGTGTCTGTACTCCTTGTCATCATTGGGGACTCCTGCTTGTAATGCTATAGTTCGAGCAAAGGGATCCATACATACACTTATTTCTTTGCTGACGGTCGAGGCGCAGAGTTACGGACCTGAGGCTTGTATTGGCATGAAG GTTGTTGAGACTGTGACTGGTGTTGTGAGTGAGCCGGAGCCCAATACAACAGCAGCGTCAGCAACCTCCACTTCCACGTCAACCACAACAACTTCCGCAACTGCAACTCACTTAGCATCGGCAACGTCCACAGCAGTCACCACTCCTGTAACGTCGGCCACCATCGCCACTACACCCATAGTTAACAAGACTGTTAGCAAAACTACCCCAGGAGGCACTGCCACCCCAGGAGATGCCAAAAAAATTGCCAGCAGAATA GTTCCCCCTGAAGTGGAAGAGTTTGTCATTGATTGGGTTAGGAAGAACTATGAAGCAAATGCTGGCAATGCAATTGAGCAGGCCATTGTTTACAGACACTTTGCAGCCTCGATGCATGCCATGGGCCGTAAGCAAGGGCTCAATCCTGTGCTCTTATCAAATTGTGTGAG GAAAGTGTTTGGAACAGGAGTTGGTCCCAGTCGTCGACCAGTTGAGGATGGTTCAGAGAAGTGGCACTACAACGGCATAAGACGACGCGATGGAATCGTTGTCCCACCAATGCCAGAGAAGAAACCTGTGAAAGTTGCGGGTGCGGCAGTTCCCGTGTTCACGCCTACACCTGTTCTAAATACTGTCAGTACTATCAACACGCAGGTGTCAGACATTCGAATTAATTCCCCCATTGTGGGTACCCCACAAATAGTGACCGCACAGGCACAACCTGAATCGAACGTTTCTCCGTCTTCTCCTATTCTAAAGGCACAACTCTCTGCCCCTCTCAGACCGTCCCCACCACCACCAGCTAGACAACCACAG GCCATGGTGAGTGGTACCATGTCTCAGGGTGGGTATAGCAGTGCACAGCAGACCCAAACCCCTCCGTCACCTCAGCAAGCGCAAGGATCTGGAAGGGCAGATAATTCTGCTCTTATCAAGAGTTTATTGGCTAATAAGGTAACTCCTGTGGGAGTAAATCAGGCAGGCAGCATGGACTCACTCCACCCCTCACCCCACTCACGTTCTGTACTTGTCCCCTCTGCACCACAACCACCTCCACCACAAACacctcagcagcagcagccgcagcCACAgccacaacagcagcagcaacaacagttACAGCAACCCAGACCACCAACTGCAACAGTATCCTATGTGCAGGCTTTGTCTCAGGGCCCCCCAGGCCCACAGGGACCAATACATAGTCCATCCAGTGTTGGGTCAAACAGTGGTTTGCAGGTAGTGACTGGAGTggttggtggaggaggaggaggaacaacccCAGGTGTGTTTGGAGTGAAAGGGGTTGTGCAGGGACCAAGGCACCAGCTGACCAACCCACCAGTACAG GTGTCGAGAAACCTTCAAAAACAGTTGCAGCAACAGCCGACAGATAGTAGTCAAGATAGCAGCAATGACTCTCAGCTTAGAAAAACACCCTTTAATGGAATTTGTAATGAG GTTAGGAAGTGTGAGGATGATTCCAACTCATTTCATAATGCTGGTGCTAACGAGAAGAAGGTTACGAGTTTTGAAGGTATTCTTCAGAATGGAATAAAATCTGATGATGTAGCTATAAAAGAGGAGGAACTGTCTCTGAAAGTAGAGGAGTCATCTGTGAAGGAAGAGGATACCAGTGTCgctgaaaacaaaactaaaaagaatGTGTTGGCAGACTTGTTAGAGAGAACTGTGGGGGGAGAGATTTTGAATGGTGTCGTTGACCGAGAGTTGAGAATAAGTGACAAAGGATTGGAATTTGTAAATCATGGACAGCAGCTGAAAATTAACGGTCCTTTCACGGCAAACGGGCAGACAGGAGTCGATTCCCCACAGGTCGGTGGAATCAAGAGACCGGCAACTCCAGATAACTCGCCCGTGAAAAGAATGGCTTTGGAAGACCCTAGAGGTGCCGCAGAGTCAGATAGTCGAATCACCTTGTATGTCAGTCAGAATGGCAGTGAAAGTGGGGAGGTAATTTCTCAAGGGCAGCAACATCAGGTAGTAATAACTCAGGGGCAACAACCAGGAAATGTTGCCGTGAGTAATGCCTCTCCGCAGATGGTAGTGAGTCAGACAGTTTTGCCCAGCCAGCAACAAGTAGGGACAGCTCAGACTGTAGTTACTCCTCAGGGGCAAGTTATCCTTCAAAGGTCTGCAGGTGCACCAACGGGAGTCATAGTGCAGCAAGGGGGTCAAATCATTACGCAGGGATCTGGTGCTGGACAGGTGATCCAGCAAATGATACAAGGACAATCAGGACAACCCCAGAAAGTTATCTTGCACCAAAGCCAGTTAGGGCAGGTGATAGGAGGGCAAGTCATTCTCTCACAAGGAGGTGGCGGCCAGCATCAAGTGGTGGTTCAAGGTGGGAATAATATTCAGGGACAAGTTATTATGCAGAGTGTGCCACATTGCCAGGGACAAGTGTTTATGCAAGGTAGCAGTGCTCAAGGCCAGTTCGTAGTTGGTGGCAGCCAGGCCCAACAAGTGATGGTTTCTAGTGCACAGGGTCAAACTATGATAGTAACTGGCAGTCAAGGCCAGCCTGTGGTGGTTAGTGGACAGCAGGGTGCAAGTGGACAGGTGGTCGTTCCAAGTAACGTGGGTGGGACAGTGCTTTTGACGCCGCACCAGCAGGGCTCTACTGCAAAGACGTTAATCATTTTACCAAATCCAAAGATGGTGTTGGCTGGAAGTCAGCATCAAAGTGGCCAGGGGCAGCAGTTGGTGCTACCGAGGCAGGTCGCGGGTCAACAGGTGGTGCAGGTCGTGTCGTCCGGAACCACCGGACCCGTAGCCACGGTGACCACAGCCATGAGAACAATAAGGACAGCTACACCCATAACAGATAATAGAGCTGtatccactcctcctcctcctccggtccAACATGCCAGTGCAAACAGTAACAGTAGTAGTAGCAATAGTAATTTCAGTGTTCAGACATCGGCTAATTTACCCACTGCTGTTGCCCCAGCTCCAGCTGGTCCTACAGCTGTCCCAGTGTCACAAACAATAGTAAGCCAAGGACCTCAAACACCTCATGTCCCCGCTCCACAGGTGCTATCCTCGGGTGTTGCCCGCCGTCAGGCAAAACCAAGTGGCTTACAATATTTGTGTGAATGGCGAGGTTGCAATCGAGCCTTTAGTAGTGCAGCCCAAGTATACCACCACGCTTGTAAAATTCATTGCCCACCCTATGTCAGTGAATTGCAATGTGGGTGGGCAGGCTGTGACACGATGACGAGACGTAGATTTAGTGCCATGACACATCTACATGACCGGCATTGCAATGAGCAG CTACTACACATTCTTGCGGTGAGGAGGTCACAGTTAGCGTCAGCAGGGAAGACAGAAATCCCTATACCTCAGGCTCCACCTCCCCATCCTGGGTATGCGCCCAATGCCGCCTTCCATGCCATCAAGAGACATGCTCTTGAAGTTATCAATCACAGGGATGCTGTG GAGAAGGAGGGACCTGTAACCAAAAGTATTCGTTTAACCTCGGCTTTGATCCTGAGAAACCTAGTCATTTACTCTAATACAGGGAAAAA GTTGTTGCGAGGTTACGAATCTGAGTTATCAAATGTGGCTATTAGTACAATGGAATCTTCTCGAACTGTCGCTCAGATCTTATACGACATAAGCCTTCCTGATCATCAGGGCATGTAA
- the LOC135214369 gene encoding AT-rich interactive domain-containing protein 2-like isoform X2: MSKDVNKDAEAYDREYDAFIKQLEDFHQQRGTPFRRLPRVNGKGVDLYLLYVVVTARGGWQKVNARAEWEDILEDFRLPPGCINSSTALKHIYIRYLDAYERVNFLGEDGEDRGTEMDEGEDSRSMRTKRTIRSLNNVPLSYNHQQHNVHDTLRYGAALSTDLYKASSYDKLALSLISPLPNEHDFAFNVCTILSNEGRHVLQLSQCPRLVEHMLGHTGVYKDWETQKYFLTNYKETRGRSLVQFWIDSVKDRSVLDLLIPETFDKPTNRPIEASKDSSSEHNTSGAIETSNTLNLSSESLANFDNETFLCCDTLEKISNSTCVANEASISLAKRVDSGSYDNLENAECGRLALDATAQALKKESILRRLEKVLECEGSDLKLLKEDGEIFHLGRDHGVQDAEGSRISQILHIIRNLSFEEQNVACLAKSHTCLRFLVLCMCSQWGGLAVNALDTLGNIVPEVTLRDPRIDSCSASLLENVCKGVASADRAFILRSLEVLNKLAMNDPNEEILNNYIEPSVYSQICRYLTIHDIMLLIYTLECLYSLSSLGTPACNAIVRAKGSIHTLISLLTVEAQSYGPEACIGMKVVETVTGVVSEPEPNTTAASATSTSTSTTTTSATATHLASATSTAVTTPVTSATIATTPIVNKTVSKTTPGGTATPGDAKKIASRIVPPEVEEFVIDWVRKNYEANAGNAIEQAIVYRHFAASMHAMGRKQGLNPVLLSNCVRKVFGTGVGPSRRPVEDGSEKWHYNGIRRRDGIVVPPMPEKKPVKVAGAAVPVFTPTPVLNTVSTINTQVSDIRINSPIVGTPQIVTAQAQPESNVSPSSPILKAQLSAPLRPSPPPPARQPQAMVSGTMSQGGYSSAQQTQTPPSPQQAQGSGRADNSALIKSLLANKVTPVGVNQAGSMDSLHPSPHSRSVLVPSAPQPPPPQTPQQQQPQPQPQQQQQQQLQQPRPPTATVSYVQALSQGPPGPQGPIHSPSSVGSNSGLQVVTGVVGGGGGGTTPGVFGVKGVVQGPRHQLTNPPVQVRKCEDDSNSFHNAGANEKKVTSFEGILQNGIKSDDVAIKEEELSLKVEESSVKEEDTSVAENKTKKNVLADLLERTVGGEILNGVVDRELRISDKGLEFVNHGQQLKINGPFTANGQTGVDSPQVGGIKRPATPDNSPVKRMALEDPRGAAESDSRITLYVSQNGSESGEVISQGQQHQVVITQGQQPGNVAVSNASPQMVVSQTVLPSQQQVGTAQTVVTPQGQVILQRSAGAPTGVIVQQGGQIITQGSGAGQVIQQMIQGQSGQPQKVILHQSQLGQVIGGQVILSQGGGGQHQVVVQGGNNIQGQVIMQSVPHCQGQVFMQGSSAQGQFVVGGSQAQQVMVSSAQGQTMIVTGSQGQPVVVSGQQGASGQVVVPSNVGGTVLLTPHQQGSTAKTLIILPNPKMVLAGSQHQSGQGQQLVLPRQVAGQQVVQVVSSGTTGPVATVTTAMRTIRTATPITDNRAVSTPPPPPVQHASANSNSSSSNSNFSVQTSANLPTAVAPAPAGPTAVPVSQTIVSQGPQTPHVPAPQVLSSGVARRQAKPSGLQYLCEWRGCNRAFSSAAQVYHHACKIHCPPYVSELQCGWAGCDTMTRRRFSAMTHLHDRHCNEQLLHILAVRRSQLASAGKTEIPIPQAPPPHPGYAPNAAFHAIKRHALEVINHRDAVEKEGPVTKSIRLTSALILRNLVIYSNTGKKLLRGYESELSNVAISTMESSRTVAQILYDISLPDHQGM, from the exons GTACTTAGATGCCTACGAACGCGTCAACTTCCTCGGGGAGGATGGCGAAGACCGGGGCACCGAGATGGATGAGGGAGAGGATTCCCGTTCCATGAGGACCAAAAGGACCATACGTTCCCTCAACAACGTTCCCCTCTCCTACAACCACCAGCAACATAATGTCCACG ACACACTCAGATATGGTGCCGCCCTGTCAACAGACTTGTACAAGGCTTCTTCATATGACAAGTTGGCGTTGTCATTGATCTCACCCCTACCAAATGAACACGATTTTGCATTCAATGTATGTACCATCCTAAGCAACGAAGGTCGTCATGTGTTGCAGCTAAGTCAGTGTCCACGATTGGTGGAGCACATGCTTGGGCACACAGGAGTGTATAAAGATT gggAAACTCAAAAGTATTTTTTAACCAATTATAAGGAGACTAGAGGCAGGAGTTTAGTGCAGTTTTGGATAGACTCTGTGAAAGACAGAAGTGTCTTAGACTTGCTAATCCCTGAAACATTTGATAAACCAACAAACAGGCCTATTGAGGCAAGTAAAGACAGCAGTTCAGAACATAACACTAGTGGTGCTATAGAAACTAGTAATACGTTAAATTTAAGCAGTGAAAGTCTGGCAAATTTTGATAACGAGACCTTTCTGTGTTGTGATACTTTGGAAAAGATTTCAAATTCTACATGCGTGGCCAATGAGGCCAGTATATCCCTGGCAAAAAGAGTAGACAGTGGAAGTTATGACAATTTAGAAAACGCTGAATGTGGAAGACTTGCATTAGATGCAACAGCACAAGCTCTCAAGAAGGAATCCATACTCAGAAGGCTGGAGAAG GTGTTAGAATGTGAAGGGAGTGACTTGAAGTTACTGAAGGAAGATGGGGAAATTTTTCATCTGGGCCGTGACCATGGGGTGCAGGATGCTGAAGGTTCACGGATAAGTCAAATCCTCCATATCATCCGGAATTTATCCTTTGAAGAACAAAATGTGGCGTGCCTTGCAAAGTCACATACTTGCTTAAG ATTTTTAGTCTTGTGTATGTGCTCACAGTGGGGTGGTTTAGCAGTAAATGCTTTAGATACATTGGGAAACATTGTACCCGAGGTAACGCTCCGCGATCCGAGAATAGATTCCTGCTCTGCTTCGTTGCTGGAAAATGTTTGCAAAGGCGTTGCTTCAGCAGATAGGGCGTTCATCTTGCGATCTCTCGAAGTTCTTAACAAGTTGGCTATGAATGATCCAAATGAGGAGATATTGAATAATTACATAGAACCATCT GTTTATAGTCAAATATGTCGATACCTAACAATCCATGACATAATGTTGCTGATTTACACACTGGAGTGTCTGTACTCCTTGTCATCATTGGGGACTCCTGCTTGTAATGCTATAGTTCGAGCAAAGGGATCCATACATACACTTATTTCTTTGCTGACGGTCGAGGCGCAGAGTTACGGACCTGAGGCTTGTATTGGCATGAAG GTTGTTGAGACTGTGACTGGTGTTGTGAGTGAGCCGGAGCCCAATACAACAGCAGCGTCAGCAACCTCCACTTCCACGTCAACCACAACAACTTCCGCAACTGCAACTCACTTAGCATCGGCAACGTCCACAGCAGTCACCACTCCTGTAACGTCGGCCACCATCGCCACTACACCCATAGTTAACAAGACTGTTAGCAAAACTACCCCAGGAGGCACTGCCACCCCAGGAGATGCCAAAAAAATTGCCAGCAGAATA GTTCCCCCTGAAGTGGAAGAGTTTGTCATTGATTGGGTTAGGAAGAACTATGAAGCAAATGCTGGCAATGCAATTGAGCAGGCCATTGTTTACAGACACTTTGCAGCCTCGATGCATGCCATGGGCCGTAAGCAAGGGCTCAATCCTGTGCTCTTATCAAATTGTGTGAG GAAAGTGTTTGGAACAGGAGTTGGTCCCAGTCGTCGACCAGTTGAGGATGGTTCAGAGAAGTGGCACTACAACGGCATAAGACGACGCGATGGAATCGTTGTCCCACCAATGCCAGAGAAGAAACCTGTGAAAGTTGCGGGTGCGGCAGTTCCCGTGTTCACGCCTACACCTGTTCTAAATACTGTCAGTACTATCAACACGCAGGTGTCAGACATTCGAATTAATTCCCCCATTGTGGGTACCCCACAAATAGTGACCGCACAGGCACAACCTGAATCGAACGTTTCTCCGTCTTCTCCTATTCTAAAGGCACAACTCTCTGCCCCTCTCAGACCGTCCCCACCACCACCAGCTAGACAACCACAG GCCATGGTGAGTGGTACCATGTCTCAGGGTGGGTATAGCAGTGCACAGCAGACCCAAACCCCTCCGTCACCTCAGCAAGCGCAAGGATCTGGAAGGGCAGATAATTCTGCTCTTATCAAGAGTTTATTGGCTAATAAGGTAACTCCTGTGGGAGTAAATCAGGCAGGCAGCATGGACTCACTCCACCCCTCACCCCACTCACGTTCTGTACTTGTCCCCTCTGCACCACAACCACCTCCACCACAAACacctcagcagcagcagccgcagcCACAgccacaacagcagcagcaacaacagttACAGCAACCCAGACCACCAACTGCAACAGTATCCTATGTGCAGGCTTTGTCTCAGGGCCCCCCAGGCCCACAGGGACCAATACATAGTCCATCCAGTGTTGGGTCAAACAGTGGTTTGCAGGTAGTGACTGGAGTggttggtggaggaggaggaggaacaacccCAGGTGTGTTTGGAGTGAAAGGGGTTGTGCAGGGACCAAGGCACCAGCTGACCAACCCACCAGTACAG GTTAGGAAGTGTGAGGATGATTCCAACTCATTTCATAATGCTGGTGCTAACGAGAAGAAGGTTACGAGTTTTGAAGGTATTCTTCAGAATGGAATAAAATCTGATGATGTAGCTATAAAAGAGGAGGAACTGTCTCTGAAAGTAGAGGAGTCATCTGTGAAGGAAGAGGATACCAGTGTCgctgaaaacaaaactaaaaagaatGTGTTGGCAGACTTGTTAGAGAGAACTGTGGGGGGAGAGATTTTGAATGGTGTCGTTGACCGAGAGTTGAGAATAAGTGACAAAGGATTGGAATTTGTAAATCATGGACAGCAGCTGAAAATTAACGGTCCTTTCACGGCAAACGGGCAGACAGGAGTCGATTCCCCACAGGTCGGTGGAATCAAGAGACCGGCAACTCCAGATAACTCGCCCGTGAAAAGAATGGCTTTGGAAGACCCTAGAGGTGCCGCAGAGTCAGATAGTCGAATCACCTTGTATGTCAGTCAGAATGGCAGTGAAAGTGGGGAGGTAATTTCTCAAGGGCAGCAACATCAGGTAGTAATAACTCAGGGGCAACAACCAGGAAATGTTGCCGTGAGTAATGCCTCTCCGCAGATGGTAGTGAGTCAGACAGTTTTGCCCAGCCAGCAACAAGTAGGGACAGCTCAGACTGTAGTTACTCCTCAGGGGCAAGTTATCCTTCAAAGGTCTGCAGGTGCACCAACGGGAGTCATAGTGCAGCAAGGGGGTCAAATCATTACGCAGGGATCTGGTGCTGGACAGGTGATCCAGCAAATGATACAAGGACAATCAGGACAACCCCAGAAAGTTATCTTGCACCAAAGCCAGTTAGGGCAGGTGATAGGAGGGCAAGTCATTCTCTCACAAGGAGGTGGCGGCCAGCATCAAGTGGTGGTTCAAGGTGGGAATAATATTCAGGGACAAGTTATTATGCAGAGTGTGCCACATTGCCAGGGACAAGTGTTTATGCAAGGTAGCAGTGCTCAAGGCCAGTTCGTAGTTGGTGGCAGCCAGGCCCAACAAGTGATGGTTTCTAGTGCACAGGGTCAAACTATGATAGTAACTGGCAGTCAAGGCCAGCCTGTGGTGGTTAGTGGACAGCAGGGTGCAAGTGGACAGGTGGTCGTTCCAAGTAACGTGGGTGGGACAGTGCTTTTGACGCCGCACCAGCAGGGCTCTACTGCAAAGACGTTAATCATTTTACCAAATCCAAAGATGGTGTTGGCTGGAAGTCAGCATCAAAGTGGCCAGGGGCAGCAGTTGGTGCTACCGAGGCAGGTCGCGGGTCAACAGGTGGTGCAGGTCGTGTCGTCCGGAACCACCGGACCCGTAGCCACGGTGACCACAGCCATGAGAACAATAAGGACAGCTACACCCATAACAGATAATAGAGCTGtatccactcctcctcctcctccggtccAACATGCCAGTGCAAACAGTAACAGTAGTAGTAGCAATAGTAATTTCAGTGTTCAGACATCGGCTAATTTACCCACTGCTGTTGCCCCAGCTCCAGCTGGTCCTACAGCTGTCCCAGTGTCACAAACAATAGTAAGCCAAGGACCTCAAACACCTCATGTCCCCGCTCCACAGGTGCTATCCTCGGGTGTTGCCCGCCGTCAGGCAAAACCAAGTGGCTTACAATATTTGTGTGAATGGCGAGGTTGCAATCGAGCCTTTAGTAGTGCAGCCCAAGTATACCACCACGCTTGTAAAATTCATTGCCCACCCTATGTCAGTGAATTGCAATGTGGGTGGGCAGGCTGTGACACGATGACGAGACGTAGATTTAGTGCCATGACACATCTACATGACCGGCATTGCAATGAGCAG CTACTACACATTCTTGCGGTGAGGAGGTCACAGTTAGCGTCAGCAGGGAAGACAGAAATCCCTATACCTCAGGCTCCACCTCCCCATCCTGGGTATGCGCCCAATGCCGCCTTCCATGCCATCAAGAGACATGCTCTTGAAGTTATCAATCACAGGGATGCTGTG GAGAAGGAGGGACCTGTAACCAAAAGTATTCGTTTAACCTCGGCTTTGATCCTGAGAAACCTAGTCATTTACTCTAATACAGGGAAAAA GTTGTTGCGAGGTTACGAATCTGAGTTATCAAATGTGGCTATTAGTACAATGGAATCTTCTCGAACTGTCGCTCAGATCTTATACGACATAAGCCTTCCTGATCATCAGGGCATGTAA